GGTGGATCCCACGTCCGGGGTGTTCGGTGATCGCCGAGGTCTATCCGGCACTTTGCAACCAGGAAGCCGCGGGCGCCGGGCGTAACGCGCACGAACACGACGCGTGGTCGGTGGCCCGTTGGATGCAGCAGTCCGCGGCCGACGGCACACTCACGGCGGCGTTTGCACCGCGCCTGACGGCCCAGGAGCGTGAAACAGCCCGCGTGGAGGGATGGATCCTGGGGTGCCAGTGAGCGGTCGAAGACCGCGCCGCGGAACGGCCCCAGGGTCCGTGCAACGCGTGCAGGGAGGACCGCACCACAAGATTCGGGATGTTGGTAAGGTTCGCATCGAAGGCCAGGACCGCCGCCTCGATGCGGCGCGCGCAGGCGTCGTTGATCCATTCCCGCTTCGAAGGCCGTGAGGGCACCCCGGGTTGACTTTGCCGCTCCCTCCGGCGTTCGTTGGGTCATGACCGTTTGGAAGCAATCGGCCCGGGTGGCCGGCCTGGCCCTTCTCGCAGTGATGCCCCTTCGGGCGGACGACTGGACGCACTGGCGGGGCCCCACACGCAACGGGATTTCCGCAGAATCCGGCTGGAGCGACCGCTGGCCGGACGACGGCCCCCGCGTGGCCTGGAAGGCCCGCGTCGGGCTCGGGTTTTCTTCGTTCGTCGTGGGCGAGGGACGTGCGTACACGATGGGCCATGCAGAGGAACAGGACACCATCTTCTGCCTGGATGCGGCAACCGGTCGGGAACTCTGGCGACATGCCTATCCGGCGGCGCTTGGAGACAAGTTCTTTGACGGCGGTACCACCGGCACCCCGACGCTGGACGCGGGCCGCCTTTTCACCTTGAGCCGGTGGGGGGATGTCTTCTGTCTGGACGCCGCGACTGGAACGGTGCTCTGGACGCTGCAAGTTGTCACGGAAACCGGGGCGCGGATTCCCGACTGGGGATTTGGCGGCGCCCCGCTCGTGCTGGGCGAACGGGTGTACCTGAACGTCGGTGATGGCGGGCTGGCGCTGGAGCGTGAGACTGGGGCGGTCGCCTGGCGATCGGGAACGCGCAGCGCGGGATATTCGACGCCCCTTCCGGTCGGGCGCGGTTCCGAGACTCTCGGCCTGTTCTCGACGGGACAATCCTATCTGGCAGTTCGGCTCCGGGATGGCTCGCCGACATGGAGCCTGCGATGGCTTACGGAGTACGGGGTGAACGCCGCAGACCCAATCGTGGATGGCGACCACCTGTTTCTGTCCTCGGGTTACGGCAAGGGGGCCGCGCTGTACCGGCTTGGGCCGGGGGAGCCCGTGCAGGTCTGGAAAAGCAAAGTGCTCCGGACCCAGATGAATGCCGCGGTGCTGTTGGGTGGGCATCTCTACGGCGTGGACGGGGACACCACGGAGAAGGCGGCACTGAAGTGCGTGGAGGCGGCGACCGGAGCGGAATTGTGGTCCCAGGGAGGGTTCGGATCGGGTGGCCTGATCATCGCCGGGGGGAGGATCCTGGCATTGGGGGGCACCGGGGAGCTGATGGTCGCGCCGGCGACACCCGACGGCTTTGAACCCGTGTCCCGATCCCAGGTGCTCGGCGGCAAGACGTGGACGGCGCCCGTGCTGGCGAACGGCCGCGTGTACTGCCGAAACTCCCGCGGGGACGTGGTTTGCCTCGACCTTCAGGCCCGCTGAATCCGCGCCGGCGCGAAAACGTCCCTCGACCCATGCAATCTCTTCCCCTGAGGCGAAGAACCTTCCTGCGCGGTGCCGGGCTGGCCGGTGTTGCGTTCGCGGCGGCCCCGTGGGTGCGGCCCCAACCTGCCGACCGCACCTACCGCATCGCGCTGATCGGCTGTGGCTGGTGGGGACGCAACATCCTGAAGGAGGCGATGGCAAGCCGCCGGGTGACCGTCGTCGGCCTGTGTGACGTGGATGAACAGGCCCGCGAAGTCACCGCGGAGCAGGTGAACGACCTGAACGGAGATTCCCCGAGGACGTTTGCCGACTACCGGGACCTCCTGGCGAAGGCCGCCCCCGACGTGGTGTTGATTGCGACCCCGGATCACTGGCACGCCCTGCAGGCGATCGCCGCGCTTCGCGCCGGGGCCCACGTCTTCGTGGAGAAGCCGACGGGTCACACCGTGAACGAAAGTCGCGCGATGTGGCACGCGGCCCGGGACAGCGGCCGCAAGGTCCAGGTGGGGCTGCACCGCCGCATCGGGCCGCACCACGTGAGCGCGATGAAGTTCCTGAAGTCGGGCGCGGTGGGCACCGTGGGGATGGTCCGCCTGTTCGCGCACGGCGGCGGGGGGCCGGAGAAGCCCTCGATCAACGGACCGCCGCCCGAGGGGATGGACTGGGACCTGTGGTGCGGCCCCGCCCCATCCCGGCCGTTCAACTCCCGGATTCACCCGGGGGGCTGGCGCAACTTTCTCGACTATGCCAACGGCCAGCTGGGTGATTGGGGGGTCCACTGGCTGGACCAGGTCCTGTGGTGGAACGGCGGGGAATACCCAAAGCGGATTTTCTCGACCGGCGGACGGCCGGTGGCGGGACCACCGGTCCTCACGGAGCGGGAACAGACCACCGATGCACCGGACCACCAGGTGGCGGTCTACGAATTCGAGACGTTCACCTGCGTGTGGGAACACCGGAAGTTTGCGCAAAATGGCGCCGAGCGGCATCCGATCGGCGCGTACTTCTACGGCTCCCGCGGAACCCTGCACATCGGTTGGCGCGATGGCTGGACGTTTTATCCGTCGGGGGATTCCGGCACGTCGCACCACGAGGACCCGCAACTGCAGGAACCTGACGGCCACAACCTGGCCCTGTTGTGGACGGATTTCCTTGAGGCGATCGAGCACGGCAGGGAACCGGTGTCGGGCATCGAGTCGGCCCACCGGTCCTCAGTGCTGCCGATGCTGGGCATGATTTCCCTGCGGACCGGGAGAGCGCTCCAGTGGGACGGATCGAGGGAACAAATCATCGGTGATCCGGAGGCCGCGGCCCTGATGAGCCGACCCTATCGGGCCCCCTGGATCTATCCCCAGGCGTGACGGCGGGCCCGTCACGGCCACGGTCGGATTCCACCCCTCGGACGGCCACCACACCGGATTCCGGTGTCTTGCCGCCGGGCTTCAGCCGGATAGGCTTGCTGGCGGTGTTGCGCGCTGGGTCGGAGTGGAAGGGGTTCAGGTGGCTGAGTGTCGTGGCCGGAGGGTTGCTGGCCCTCCCGATCGCCGCGGAGGCGCCGCCCGTCGGCCTCGTAAACATCTCCGAGACCCTGGCAATGCAGCGGACGCTCACGCTGTTTTCCCCGGCCCCCTCCGGCCGGCGGCCCACGGTGCGCGTGGTGATTTACGGGCAGTCCATCTCCCGCCAAGAGTGGGCGTGGGAGCTGATGCGGGAGCTTCCCCGGCGATTTCCGCACGCCGAGGTGCAAGTGCATCTCCAGGCCATCAGCTCATTCAATGCCGACTCCCTGATCCGGACGGCCGAGGCGGATGTTTATCCGCTGCTCCCGGACTTGATCCTCTTTCACTGCTACGGCCCCTACCTGCCCGGCCAGAGCTGGGAGCAGCTGCTTCGCGCGTTTCGAACACGGACCACTGCGGACGTCCTCCTCCTGGGCAACCACCCGGTGGCACCCTGGGAACTCGATGAACCCATGAATTCCGCAGCGATTGACTTCGAAACGTTTCCCTCCTTGCACGGCCCGGCGTGGGTCAACTACGTCCGGATCCCCGCCCTGTCCCGGGACCTGGGGTTCTGCAACCCCGACAATCGGTCCGCATGGAAGCGTTACCTCCGGGACCAGGGGTTGATGCCGCAGGATCTGCTGTCGGACCACATCCACCTGAATCTCAGGGGCAGTGATCTGCTGAAGGCGATCGTACTGCCCTACCTGGAGGCGCGTCCGATGCAACCGCCGCTCGATCCATTCAACAACGGCAGAGTCCGAACCCATCCGGTCGGAACCGGGGGCCTTGACTGGATTCAGGGGCGCCTGCGGCTGCCGTTTACCGGCAACCGCGTGGACCTGCTGGCAGCCGGCGGCGACGGCGGCCCGTGCCGCGTGCTGGTGGACGGCCGGCCACCGTCGCAATGGCCGTCGGGCACGGGGCACTCCCGCACCTCGACCTGGATTGGCGAAACCGACACCCGTCCAGCCCTGCTTCGGGTCGCCTCCTTGGGACCCCTGGTCGCTGAAGAGTGGAGTCTGACGGTGACGGAAGCGGACCCCGTGGACCGCCGCCGATTCCGGTTCCGGGTCGAAGGAAGCGTGACGGGCGCGGACGGTGAGGGCACCTCGACAGAACGCTTCGTTTCAGACTCCGGGCGGGTTGTGATCGAACCCAGTGATTGGAACTTCATAGTGCTGCCCCCGGCGAATCAGGTGGGTGCCCGGATCTCCTGGACGGCCCGGATGCTTGGCGTTGACGTCTACGAACCTCCGCCGTTGCGGGCGTTGCCGTTGGAGACCTGGGTCAACCTGGTGCACGACCTGACCGACGGACCGCACGTCCTGGAGCTGGAGGCACTGGACGCGGCAAACCCGCCACCGCTGGAAGCGGTGCGCATCCATCATCCGGCCGGCCCCCTGCCGGGAACAGAAATCCCCGAGGCGGCGACTCCGACCCTCCGATACCTGATCCACCGTGAGGGTCTCATGACGGTCTGGCCCGCGGCATGGACGGGAGGGGTGCCTCTGCAGGCTGTGGCGCCCGGCGGCCCGTGGCTCACCACCGACCGGATGTCCGGGGAAACTCTGGGATTCCGGTTCCTTGTGACCCCGATGGACGCGGCGGTCGGGTACGTCGGACTTGGGCGTCCCCTGCACACGGTTCCAAATAGGCCGTGAAGACATCCATGTCCGCGACTTCCCTCGTCTGCCCGGATGATCTTCCGGTTTGCAAAGCGATTTTGATGTAACGACCGGCCGAAAACGCTTCTGGAGGCCATTGAAGTGAACGGCCACATTCCACCAAGCGACTCCGTGAAGCCTCCCGGACCCGTCTGCCCCAGCTGCAAGCAACCCGTGCCTGCGGGCTCACCCGCGGGATTATGCCCACGCTGCCTGCTCGCTGGCGGGGCGCAAACGCTCTCCGGAGGACCGGGGCCGCGGTTTGAGCCGCCATCCGTGGAGGCGGTGGCGGCCCTGTTTCCGGCACTCGAGATCATCGGACTGCTCGGGGCGGGCGGCATGGGTGCCGTCTACAAGGCCCGCCAGCCGGCTCTGGACCGCCTGGTGGCCCTGAAGCTCCTGCCCAAGGGCGGCACCGACGGCGCCAACCTCTCCGAACGGTTCAATCGCGAGGCCCGTGCGCTGGCGCGGCTCAGCCATCCGAACATTGTTGCCGTCCATGAATTTGGGCAGGCGGGAGGGTTGTACTTCTTCATCATGGAGTTCGTGGACGGCACGAACCTCCGCCGGCTCGAGCAGGCCGGCCGGCTGCCGCCCCGCGAGGCCCTTCAGATCATCCCCCAGATCTGCGATGCGCTCCAGTACGCCCACGATGAAGGCGTGGTCCACCGCGACATCAAGCCCGAGAACGTGCTGGTGGACCGCAGGGGGCGGGTGAAAATCGCGGACTTCGGCCTGGCGAAAATCCTGGGGGTGGACCCCGACGCGCTGCGATTGACGGCGGATGGCCAGGTGATGGGGACGCCACACTACATGGCTCCCGAACAGATCGAGCGTCCGCTGACCGTGGATCACCGCGCCGACATCTATTCGCTGGGGGTGGTCTTCTACGAGATGCTCACGGGCGACCTGCCCATCGGGCGATTTCCGCCGCCGTCGCGGAAGGTCGCCGTGGATGTGCGGCTCGACGAGGTTGTGCTGCGCGCGCTGGAGAACGATCCGCAGCGCCGCTATCAACAGGCTGGCGAGGTGAAAACCCGCCTTTCCTCCATCCAGGAGACGCCAACCGAAGCCACCCCGGAGGCAACCCCATCGGCGACGACCTCCGGGGCACGCGGGGGACATTTCCCGCGATGGACCCAACGCCGGCACCACCTGATCCTTGCCGGCCTCATCGGCCTCGTCGGGCTGGTGACCGGCAGCTTTTTTCTGAAGACCACCGTTCTTGATGCTCGTTTGCGCGGAGGCCTCTCGCGGGCGGCCACCGAAATCCGGGCCGAAAGGGATCCGGCGACGGGGCGTCCAACAGCCCGCATCCCCGGTGGCGGCATCGTGGAGGTGGTCGCCATCTCCGACGCAGGCGCAGCACCCAATGCCTGGTGGACACCGGACGGGCGTCCGCTGACGAACGCCGCCCTCCGTCCGGGCGCGATCGGCACGATCACGCACGACGCGCCCGTGACGCTGAAGGATTTCGTGGTCCGGTTTCAGGACCTGCCCGACGGCGCCTCAGGCCCGCATCTGGACTTTGGCCCCGGCGTCAGCTGGACCGGTGGCGGCGAGGTGTTCGACGGCGGCCATCCGCTGCCGGGTGCGTGGCCGGTCCGGGCCGCGCTGCCGCCCGGACTGAAGCGGATGTCCCTCCGGGTCGGCTTTGACCTGGATCCGTGGAGGGTTGTGGCGACGTACGACGCGCAGGATCAGAATTCCACCCAGATCCGGCATCCGGGCGATCCCACCTGGCAGTCGTTCGTGCACCGGGCGTCGGATCATTCCGGATCGGCGCAGGTCACCCTGATCCTCGGCACGCGCAATCCCAACTGGCGCACCCGGGTGGTGGCCGTGACGACCAACGGTGTGGCCCACGATTTCACCAGCGGGAATGGGACGCCCTCGGAATCGTCCGAAGTGTGGACCTTCTCATTCGCCGACGTGCCGCTGACGACGGTGAAGGCATTCGAGGTGCAGGTGCGGCCGGTGACATGGTTCGTGTTTCGTGATCTGGCGCTGGTGCCGTCTTCACCCCTGCCCGCGCCGGAACCGCTGTCGTTTTCCGAGACCATCGAACGCACCTTTGATGAACTGATTGATTTCGAAACCGGCCGAACCGGAACGTTCCCCCCCTCAAAGCCGGGTGACAACCCCTTCGCCGGCATCGGAGAGAACATTCTTTGGGCCCAGGAGAACGGCTTTGACGCCGCGGCGGGCGTGGGGGAGTTGCAGGTCCTGGATATGACCTTCGCCGCGGTGCCGGATTCCGAATGGGACACCCTCGCACCGCAGGACGTCGCCGACCGGCATGCCCGCGGCACCTTCCGACCCCGAACGCTCTCCCCGGTGTCGGGAGGTCACGGCTTCCGGACCTTCGTGTACCGCACGCGTGAGGGAGGATCCGGGATCCTGCGGTTCCGGCAGATCGAGGAGGGGCGATCGGAGATAACCCTCCAGTTCAAGCGCGTCGAAACCGGACACTGGAACCCGACTCCGGCCACCCTGCCAAAAGTCTCGAGATCGCCATGAGCTCGGGTGCCGGATCCGCCTCACCGGAAAACACGGTGTTTGTCACCACCCGCTGGTCGGTGGTGTTGTCCGCCGGGCGTCGCTCGTCGCCCGATTCCGCGCGCGCCCTCGCGGAACTGTGCCGGCAATATTGGTATCCGCTCTACGCGTACGTCCGGCGGCAGGGTCGGTCCCGGGAAGATGCCGAGGACCTGACCCAGGCGTTCTTTGCGCGCCTCCTGGAAACGAACCCGCTGGAGGGCCTTGCCGCAGCGCACGGGCGGTTCCGGGCCTTCCTGCTCGCGGCGCTGAAGCATTTTCTCGCCAATCAATGGGACCGATCCCAACGCCAGAAGCGTGGCGGCGGCGCTGTGCACCTGTCCCTGGACTGGGAGGACGCCGACGGCCGTTACCATCTGGAGCCCGCCGACCCTGCCGGACCGGACCACCTCTTTGATCGCGAATGGGCCTTGGCCGTGCTCGGACAGGTGATCGCGCGTCTCTCCGTCGAGTGCGCCGCCGCCGGCAACGGACGCCTCTTCGAGCACACAAAGGGGTTTCTGACGTTGGGCGCGGAGAGCCGGACTTATGCCGACGCGGCCCGGGCGCTGGGCATGGAGGAGGGCACGATGCGTGTGGCGG
Above is a window of Verrucomicrobiia bacterium DNA encoding:
- a CDS encoding serine/threonine protein kinase, encoding MNGHIPPSDSVKPPGPVCPSCKQPVPAGSPAGLCPRCLLAGGAQTLSGGPGPRFEPPSVEAVAALFPALEIIGLLGAGGMGAVYKARQPALDRLVALKLLPKGGTDGANLSERFNREARALARLSHPNIVAVHEFGQAGGLYFFIMEFVDGTNLRRLEQAGRLPPREALQIIPQICDALQYAHDEGVVHRDIKPENVLVDRRGRVKIADFGLAKILGVDPDALRLTADGQVMGTPHYMAPEQIERPLTVDHRADIYSLGVVFYEMLTGDLPIGRFPPPSRKVAVDVRLDEVVLRALENDPQRRYQQAGEVKTRLSSIQETPTEATPEATPSATTSGARGGHFPRWTQRRHHLILAGLIGLVGLVTGSFFLKTTVLDARLRGGLSRAATEIRAERDPATGRPTARIPGGGIVEVVAISDAGAAPNAWWTPDGRPLTNAALRPGAIGTITHDAPVTLKDFVVRFQDLPDGASGPHLDFGPGVSWTGGGEVFDGGHPLPGAWPVRAALPPGLKRMSLRVGFDLDPWRVVATYDAQDQNSTQIRHPGDPTWQSFVHRASDHSGSAQVTLILGTRNPNWRTRVVAVTTNGVAHDFTSGNGTPSESSEVWTFSFADVPLTTVKAFEVQVRPVTWFVFRDLALVPSSPLPAPEPLSFSETIERTFDELIDFETGRTGTFPPSKPGDNPFAGIGENILWAQENGFDAAAGVGELQVLDMTFAAVPDSEWDTLAPQDVADRHARGTFRPRTLSPVSGGHGFRTFVYRTREGGSGILRFRQIEEGRSEITLQFKRVETGHWNPTPATLPKVSRSP
- a CDS encoding PQQ-binding-like beta-propeller repeat protein: MPLRADDWTHWRGPTRNGISAESGWSDRWPDDGPRVAWKARVGLGFSSFVVGEGRAYTMGHAEEQDTIFCLDAATGRELWRHAYPAALGDKFFDGGTTGTPTLDAGRLFTLSRWGDVFCLDAATGTVLWTLQVVTETGARIPDWGFGGAPLVLGERVYLNVGDGGLALERETGAVAWRSGTRSAGYSTPLPVGRGSETLGLFSTGQSYLAVRLRDGSPTWSLRWLTEYGVNAADPIVDGDHLFLSSGYGKGAALYRLGPGEPVQVWKSKVLRTQMNAAVLLGGHLYGVDGDTTEKAALKCVEAATGAELWSQGGFGSGGLIIAGGRILALGGTGELMVAPATPDGFEPVSRSQVLGGKTWTAPVLANGRVYCRNSRGDVVCLDLQAR
- a CDS encoding sigma-70 family RNA polymerase sigma factor; the protein is MSSGAGSASPENTVFVTTRWSVVLSAGRRSSPDSARALAELCRQYWYPLYAYVRRQGRSREDAEDLTQAFFARLLETNPLEGLAAAHGRFRAFLLAALKHFLANQWDRSQRQKRGGGAVHLSLDWEDADGRYHLEPADPAGPDHLFDREWALAVLGQVIARLSVECAAAGNGRLFEHTKGFLTLGAESRTYADAARALGMEEGTMRVAVHRLRRRYRDLLREELAGTLADPSMVDEELRSLLAALAG
- a CDS encoding Gfo/Idh/MocA family oxidoreductase — protein: MRRRTFLRGAGLAGVAFAAAPWVRPQPADRTYRIALIGCGWWGRNILKEAMASRRVTVVGLCDVDEQAREVTAEQVNDLNGDSPRTFADYRDLLAKAAPDVVLIATPDHWHALQAIAALRAGAHVFVEKPTGHTVNESRAMWHAARDSGRKVQVGLHRRIGPHHVSAMKFLKSGAVGTVGMVRLFAHGGGGPEKPSINGPPPEGMDWDLWCGPAPSRPFNSRIHPGGWRNFLDYANGQLGDWGVHWLDQVLWWNGGEYPKRIFSTGGRPVAGPPVLTEREQTTDAPDHQVAVYEFETFTCVWEHRKFAQNGAERHPIGAYFYGSRGTLHIGWRDGWTFYPSGDSGTSHHEDPQLQEPDGHNLALLWTDFLEAIEHGREPVSGIESAHRSSVLPMLGMISLRTGRALQWDGSREQIIGDPEAAALMSRPYRAPWIYPQA